CATTTGGTGCTGGACAACGACTTGTTCGAATTCGTTCAAAAGAAGGATGGGTAACGATGGGGTTCCTGGGATGGTTGGACCGCCGTCATGCGGCTCGCGGGAATGCGGAAAAGATGCTGTACGAACGTTTGCACGGATTGGAAAAAGCGGTGGAGAAGCTGAGCGAAAAAACGGGCGGCCACTCCATTACGATCCAAAACTTGCACGTCCATAATCCGTCGCTGGAGCAGCTGATGTTTCGGCTGGACCGGCTGGATATCGACGAGCTGAGCGGTGCCTTGAATCTCGGCAATAATTTCGGCACGCGGGTGGGGAAGAAGGATAGCGGAACAAAGTCGGAGGAACGTCCGAGCGCCGGGAAAGAACCGGCTGTGCCAAACGAAATCAAAAAAACGCCGGCAGGCTTCAAGTACGAAATTCGCTCGAAGCAGGCCGGCGGCTAAAGGAGGCAAACGTATGGGGAACTCTTTGTTGTCTCCGACATTTGTGATCGGCTACATTCAAATCGGATCCGTCGAGGGGGCTTCCTGCATCAACCTTGGCAACAATTACCCGAGCGGCTTCCAAAGCCATAAAAAGCAAAATCAAGGCTTCGGCACCGTTCACGGGGACGGGAACAGCTTGCGCGAGATCAGGTCGGTGCTCGAGGATAACGATGTGCTGGATGTGCTGGAGCAGTCCGACGCCCGCGTGGCGGAGACGGTCAAATCGTCTTTGTTGGCCTCCGCCTCCGTCACGGCATCGTAAGCCGGCTTCAAATGTTTTGCATGCGGCTGATAGAAGCGGTGTTTTGCAAAACCGGCGAATCGATCAGGTCGTCGTCGAGGATCGTATTCACATTGTTTTTCGATACGTTCAGTCCTTTAAAGCTTCCCGCACCTGCGTTGCTTTTCCCTGTCGAGTTCCAGCCGGGTTGATTGTTGTCACCGACTGCAATCGTGGAATTGGCGGATACGGAATTGACTTCGACCGATTGAAAATGAATATGTTGCGCGGCCGGGGCTGTTTGGTGGTGAATGTATACATCGTGGTCGTCGATCGGGAAATCGATGTGATCGTTGTCAAACACCAGGTTGCAATTGTGATGAATATTTCCTCCGCGGGAGCTGCCGAAGCCGTAGTTATCCTTACGGGTCGTCGTCCAGCCGTATGCCGTATTGTTGCCGATGAAGATGCCTGCTCCCGTATCTACCGAAATGACGGAGATTTTGTTAAACACAACGTTCATCTGTCCGTCCGTCAAGCTCATGGAAATCCCTCCTCAAGATCAGGCGGCTGCAGTGGCTTTTTCCGTTAAGCTATCTGATTTTGTGCGGACGGAATGCTGTCGTTGTCAACGATCGGCGAATCGACTACATCCGAATCGATCATGTTGTTAACGATGTTGGTCACAAAGCTTAATCCGAAAGACTGCATATTGCCGAACATCGTTTTGCCATGCGTGCTCCAACCGGGCTGGTTGTTTTCTCCCACCGCAAGGGTGGCGTCCCGGTTTATCGAATTCACATTGATGGCTACGAAATTGATCGCAAGAGCCATACGTATTCCTCCTGTTTTATACAGACATATGCCTAATTTATTCAGGAGATCTTGTCCGTTGTACTTTATATTTATAAAAATGGGCCTTTATTATCCTTGGTAAAGGAGGTTTATGATCCGGATGAACCAGCCTCAAAAAAAGGAATACCGGCAATGCATACGCTGCCAACAGATGAACGAGCAGACGGACCAGTTTTGCATCCGGTGCGGATCGCCGCTCATCAACCGCTGTTCGGATGAAAAAGGGCTGCTCAGCAAGGGCTGCTTTAAGGAAAATCCACCGGAGGCGGCATTTTGCCGGTTTTGCGGCCAGCCCACCATCTTTAATCAGGCCGGGCTGACCAAGCCGTTTACGGACAGCTGACCGTTAAAAGGCGAATTTGCCGATCAAAGGCATGATGAATTGAAGAGCTCCGATGCCGAGTTTGATGCCGGGCCATAATTTTTGCCAGAAGCCGCCCCCGCCTCCCGCAGCGGCTCCGGCTGCGGGAGCGCCAACGCCGCGGGCGGCGCCGCCTCCTCCAAAAGCTCCGCCCAAACCCCCGCCCAAGCCGCCTAATCCTCCCAAAAGACCTCCGAGCAGTCCGGATACTTGCGCCTGCATGCCCCGGGCTTTTTGGCGTTTGTTCGACGAAGCCGGCAGCTTTCGGTCCGACCGGTAGGCGCTGCTCAGCACAATTTCCCCGTTTTTCACCTCGTTTAAATACCCCGCATAGCAGGTTCCGTCCTGATGCACCACCAGAACGGGATGCCCCGTCCATTTGGCTGCTTCTTTTTCCATCATACGTTTGGCCTTACCAGGCATGGAATCACGTCCTTGTCTTAATAAATAATTCTGAATAATATATGCCTGGCCGCCGCGAAATTCCTGTGCGGGCTGTCCGTTTCGGCATATTCGCGGAGGCGGTTTTGAAGGAATCGCGATATTCCCAGCGAATATATATGAATTGGAAGCGTTATCCAGCGGTGTGGTCCGATGTGTTGATCAGCCCGTATTACGATCAGAATGAAAGCTTTGTCACCTATTGGGCGTGCTGCGAGGTGGAAAGCGCACCCGAAGACGAAGGGGAGACCGGGAACGGTTATCCGCATCCGCTGCCCGAAGGAATGCACACCATTACGCTGCCTGCGAGGACTTACGCGATGGTCGTTTGCACGAACCGGACGATCGGCGAAGGTTATCGCGAGCTGCACGATTGGATGAAAAGGATGGGTTACTCGAAAGCCGATCGGGCGTGTTCCATCGAGAAGTTTTACATCGATGAATCGGAGGGAGAGGGGGCAGCGCAAAGTGAAGAACGGGTCGAGATTTTAATCCCGATCAAGCCGAATCCGGGAGAAGCGCTGGTGGAGCGGATCGATGCCGTGTTTTTGCCGGTACGGGACTTGGAGGAGTCGGTCGCGTGGTATCGGGATGTGTTCGGTTTCAAGCTGCGCTGGCAAAACAAGCGGATGGCCGGGCTTGCCGTAGGCCCCAATTGCGGCTTTCATCTCGTGAAGGTGCGCGATTGGGAGCCGAGCGAGCAGTATACGCCGCTGAACTTTGCCACACGTGATGCGGAAGCCGCGCGCGCAAAGCTGAAGGAGAAGAAGGTGCGCCTGTCGGATTGGCGTCCGGGCGAGCCGGTGCGGTTCGATTTTTGGGACAACACCGGCAATATCATCAGCTTGATTCAATTATAGCGGGGAGCAGAAGGGATACTGCCCGCGGAAAAAAGCCGCTTTGCGGCGCTTGGCCGGGAAACGCGGGTTTCCGGCCAAGGCCGGGAGCGGCTTTTTTTTACCCGGATTATTATGCGAGCGGCAGCTTTCTCCCGAAAAATACGGCGAAATCGAGGTTTTTGTACATGCAGTCCACATCCGAAAAGCCGGCTTCCTCCATCCATGCGATTTGATCGCTTACCTTGGCGTTGATGTCGACCTTTCTTCTTTCGATCGACGCGTCGATCGCCTGCTGAGACAGTCCGCTTTCATGGATGGCGGCAAGCCAGCGGCGCCGGTAAACTTGGTCGGTATAAGCGCTGTTCCCCTGACACTGGTCGGCATTAACGAAAATGCCGCCTTCGCGCAGAAACTTATAAATGGTCGCAAACAGCTGCCTTTTGGCCGGGTGCGTCAAATGATGGATCGACAGAGAGGAGATCACGATGTCGTAAGTCTCGGAAAATGCAAAATCGGAATAATCTCCGACGACGTATTTCACGTTGCCCGCGCCGCGAAAACGTTCGCGGGCGCCTTCCAGCATTTTGTCGCTCAAGTCCATAAGCGTCAGGCTCGCGTTCGGATATTTTTGCAAAACCATGCCGGAAAACAGTCCTGTTCCTGCTCCAAGGTCGATGATGCGGGGGGCGGGAGATTCGCTTTCCACCAATGACAGCGCCGTGCCGTAAAAGTCGTCAAAGCAAGGGATCAGTTGTCTTCGCTGGCGGTCATAATCCCGGGCTACGGCATCAAACAGCTTTTTTACGGAAGAGTCCATGTTATTCGCTCCTTCATTTGGATGATTTCCTTCAGTGTATCGGTTGAACGTCGATAAGTTAAATATATAAAATATATAAATTTTATAGGTATTACCTATATACGCATGTGTCGGCATAGGTATTATGAAAGCGTTAATATTTTAAAAAAACAGGAAGGAGTTGTAAGAAAAGATGTAGAATTGTAGGGGAGGGCAAAATATGCCGAATTATATCGAATTATGACGTTTCAATAAGAGCGATATGGAGGGATATTGATGAAAAATTGGCCGCTTCGCATCAAATTAATGATTGGTTTTTTGGCAGTGATGGTGCTTTTCGTGTCGGCTGAGGCCGTCAGCATCGTTTATTTGCGGGACATTAAGGCGAGCATCGCGCTGCAAAATCAGCGAACGGCCGACGAGAATACCGCGGAAGCGTTAAAAAGCGACATCGGGGAGCTGTACAGTAACCAAGCCGATGTTATCATCAATGAAAGCGAGAAGGCGGCGGCGGAATTCCGTGAAAACTCGCAGGCGTTCAAGCAACATCTGCAAGATTTGCAGGCCAGCGTCGACACCCCGGAGGAGAAAGAATGGTTTAAGGGCTTGTCGGATAAAGGCGATAAATATTTAAAAAACTTCGACGCTGTAATGGCGGTATATCAAAAAAGGAGCAGCTATACCGCGAAGCAGCTAAGCGACGAGTACAAGCGGATCGACAACGAAACCGACACGTACAAGCAGGCGATGTTCGATGCGATCGATAAGCTGATCGGCTCTTACGAAAAGGAACGGAAAGCTGCCGCGGACAATCTGGAGAGGGAAATGGCCGACACGATCGCGTTTACGATCGCGATATGCGCCGGGGCTGCGGTGTTCGGGGGATTGATTTTCTTCGGGTTCGGCACCTATTTGGTCCGGTCGGTCCGCGAGGTTGTCCTGTTTGCGGAGCGGGTGGCGCAGGGCGATTTGACCGGACAGCTGCGCCCGCGATCGGGCGATGAAGTGGGCCGGCTTACCGAGAGCATCAATTCGATGGTCGACAAATTAAAGCATTTGATTCGCCGGGTGAACGAGCAGGCCAATATGGTCGCCGCTTCCTCGGAGCAGATGGACGCCAGTGCCGCCCAATCGGTGCAGATGATCCGGCAAATCTCCGGCTCCATCGAGCAGGTTGCGGCCGGGGCTCAGGCACAAGAACGGTCTGCGGAGGAAGCGTCTCGCGCGATGGAGGAAATGGCCGTCGGGGTGCAGCGCGTCGCCGAGCGGTCCGGCGTCGTATCGGAGCTGTCGCTGGATGCATCGGAAAAGGCAAAACACGGAAACGCGTCGATCCGGCAGGTAGTAAGCCAGATGGAAACGATCGATTCGGCGATCAATCAGGTGTCCGACACCGTTAACCTGCTAGGAGAACAAACACGGGAAATTGTGCAAATCATCGATATGATCTCCGGCATTTCGACGCAGACGAACCTGCTTGCGCTTAACGCGTCCATCGAAGCGGCACGGGCGGGAGAGCACGGACGCGGCTTTGCCGTCGTAGCCGGCGAGGTGCGCAAGCTCGCCGAGCAAACCGGCGAATCGGCCCAGCGGATCGCCGGCATCGTGGAAGCGATCGGCGCTCAAGCCGAGGAAGCGGTTCGGGCTATGGCCTCCGGCCAAGCGGAGGTGCGCGTCGGCATAGACGCCGTGCGCGATACGGGGGGCCGCTTCGAAGAAATTATGGCTTCCGTGCTGGAGGTGTCCGATCAAATTACCGATATGTCGTCCGTCGCCGAACAAATGTCGGCCGGGGCGCAGCAGGTAGCCGCCTCCGTGATCGAGCTGTCGGATATTTCACGCCGGACATCCGGCATTACCCAGGAGGTCGCGGCTGCATCGGAAGAGCAGCTCGCCACTTTGGAGGATATGGCGTCCGCTTCGCGCCATTTAAGCGGCATGGCTACGGGGCTGCAGGAAGCGGTGGGCAAGTTCAAAGTATAGTTTTTTTGCTTTTCCGCAAACCGTTTGGACATGCGCGCCGTTTACTTTGAGGTCGATGTTTGGGTAAACTGAAGATAAGACGCGCAAAGGAGGCCATCATCGTGGCGGAGAAGCAGCAAACTTCATCGAAACCGCCGGGTAAATCCGGCTACAAACAGGCAAGAAAGGAACTGAGGCAGAAAGAGCAAAAACGGATGCGCACCATCATGTGGACGACGGGGATCGTCGTGGTGCTGCTGATCGTGGCCGCCATCGCGTTTTTACCGAAGCAGGCCCCGCTCGAATTCGCTTACGACAAATATCCGGTCATGGGCAAACCCGACGCGCCGGTGAAAATCGTCGAATACGGCGACTACAAGTGTCCGTCGTGTAAAGTATTCAGTCAGCAAATCGCCCCGCAGCTGAAAAAAGATTACGTCGATAAGGGACTCGTTTCCCTCTATTTTGCCGATTTTACGATCATCGGGCCGGATTCCGTAACGGCGGCGCTTGCAGCGCATTCGATTTTTCATCAGAACAACGAAGCTTATTGGCAATTTTACGATGCGATTTATAAAAATCAGCCGGATGAAAAGCTGCCGTGGGCGACCCCGGACTATTTGACGGGCCTCGTGAAGCAGCTCAATCTGCCGATCGATTTCGGCAAGCTGCAGCAGGATATCGCGTCCAAAACGTACGCCTCCGAAATCGACGCAAGCAACGCATTGGCGCGGAAAACCGGCGTTACCGGCACGCCGACGCTTTTTATCAACGGGAAAAAGTTCGAAAACGTGTTTGATTACAACGCGCTGAAAGCCGCGATCGACCAAGCCGCCAAAGGTGCAGGGCAATGACCGGCGAGGGAAGCTTGTTGCGGCTGATCAGGCAATATGCCTTATATTTGGCATGGGTCGTCTCGCTCATCGCAACCGGCGGCAGCCTGTTTATGAGCGAGGTGCTCGGCTATATTCCATGCAAGCTGTGCTGGCTGCAGCGGATCTGCATGTACCCGCTGGTCGTTTTGCTCGGCAGGGCGAGTTATTTGAACGACCGTAAACAGATCGGGTACGTGCTGCCCTTAAGCATCATCGGAGGCTGCATTTCGCTGTACCACTATGCGGAGCAAAAAATTCCCGGCTTCGCGAAGCTTCTGCCCTGCACCGCCGGGGTGCCCTGCAATGTGGATTATTTGGACTGGTGGGGCGTCGTTACGATCCCGCTGCTCGCTCTCATCGCATTCGTGCTGATTACCGTCATTTTGCTGATCGGCAGGGATGGGGCGCGGGAAGCGGAGGAGGAGTAGCCGGTTGCTGTGAAAAGCGCCGATGTCACGGTATAATACCGATATTGTATTTTATAACGACCTGCTAAAGGTTTAACACGAAGCAGCGGCAGTCCCGGACGAAAATCAAAGTCCCGGACTGCCGCCGCTGTATAGTGGAGCGGTTTAAACTTATATACCGGTCCAGACATCTTTGGCATAAATTCCGTTTGACTGAAGAGCCGACAGCCATTTTTCGGCTTGCCGGTCATCAACCTTATGCACGGATTGATAAGCTTTCTTTATCCCGCTTTCTACATCGGGAGCCATTTTACTGCCGTCTCCGCATACGTAAAGCCGTCCTCCGCCGTCCAAAATGCGGATTATTTCCGCGGCATTTCCCGCCATCAAATGCTGCACATAAGTTTTGGGCACGCCTTCCTTGCGCGAAAAAGCGATATGAAGCGTAACCAGCCCGTCTCTTTCATATTGCTCCAGCTCTTCGCGGTAAATATAATCCGCTTCGTTCCTGCAGCCGAAGTAAAGATGGGCTTCGCCGAGCGAGGCTCCTTCCCGCTTCAATGCAGCACGTGCCTGCAAAAAACCGCGGTAAGGCGCTACCCCCGTTCCTGCGCCTACCATGATGACAGCGGTTTGCGGATCTTCAGGAAGCTGAAACCCGGATTCCGGCGTGCGGACGAACATGACGATGTCTTCGCCGGACATACGTTCAGCCAAGTAATTCGAAGCAAATCCACGGTATTCGCCTCGTCCGCTCCAAGCTTGGCCGCGGACTACCCCCACCGTAATGCCGGCTCGTTTTGCGTTCATCCGCGGGGAACTGGATATCGAATAATATCTCGGCTTAAGCGGAGGCAGCAGCTCCAGAAATTTCTCAAACGGAATTTCGCATGCTTCGTATTTTTCAATAAGATCAAGCATCGAGACGCGTTTTTTCAGTATTTGCTCCTCATATGTGCCTTCATGGAGTAAAGCTTCCAGTTCGCGCTTATGCGGGGGACAAACCGTAAAAGCGGCGGCTTCGCGTATTTGCGCCCGGGTCGCCGCCTCCTGCACCTCAACGCTGTGGCTAAGCAGGTCAAACAGAGATACGGGCCGATCCAAAGGCAGATGGGAGCTGCTTACTCCGCTTGCCGTCAATATTACCTGATCGTTTCCATTCAAACCGAACCGCCGTATAATGCGGCCTACAGTTTCCTTGCTGTTACTTGGAAAAACACCAAGATGATCGCCCTCCCGATACGCCACGCCCTCGGGCAGTTCGATCTCGATATGCCGCGTGCTTCGCTCGCTGCCGGGCTGCTGAAGCTCGCGATTGTCCGCGACGGTCGCATGAAACGCCTCGTACGACTCGGCGAGAGGAGTCTCCGCAAGGCCGCTGACAAACTGAATGTTCAGCGTGCTCCGTTCCTTTTCCGCATTTTCGTTCAGTTTTAAATCGAACGTCTTCATCGCATCGGTCCACATTTGCTTTTTCCATGCTTCAAGCTGCTTTTCGAAGTCTCCGCTCGCATCGGCCTCCCCGCGCAGAGAGAAACGGGTCGCTCCTTTTTCGGCGAGCTTCTCGTCGATGAATCTCGGCACCTCTTGATAAGTAGCGGCCCAGTTACGATCCCCGCAGCCGAACACGGCATAAGTAACCCCTTGCAGCTCGCCCGGTTCGACCTGCTCCAGCCATTGCACGAACTGGCGCGCATTGCCGGGCGGTTTGCCGTTATAGGAAGAAGTGATGATCAATAAAGCACCTTCCTTCGGCAAATGGCCGAGCCGATCGTTAAGCGGCGCCGCTTCGCTGCGGATGCCGTGCAAGCGGGCGAGGTCGGCCAGCTCTTTGGCAATACGTTCTGCAGTTCCCATATTGGAGCCGTACAGAACGAGCAGCGGTCTGTTATTCACTCCGATGACGGAAGCTTTTCGTGCCCGATTTTCGAGAGCGGGGGTATTGGCCATGTTTTCATCCGGTTTGGCTGCGTACGGATCGGGTATTTTCTTGTCCCGCAATTGAATGCGTATCTTAAAGTCATCCGGCTTCAGAGTCAACGTTTGTTTGACCTTCAGCTGATAGTTCATATGATCGATCAGCTGAAATCGCTGCAGGATCATTCCGAGAACCAAAGTCGCTTCGTGAAGGGCGAACTGCATGCCGATGCAAGCCCGTTGTCCGTTTCCGAAAGGCTTATACGCATGGTTGGGAATTTTGCCGGGGTCCTCAAACCGCTCCGGCCGGAACTGCTCGGCATCATCCCCCCAGGCTCCTTTATCCCGATGAAGCTTTGGCAAAATAATGGAAACGGCTTCCCCTTTGCGAATCGGATATTTGCCTCCGATCAAGGTGTCTTCCTTGGCGAAAAGACTGAATTGGGGAGCGGTCGGCCATAGACGTACCGATTCGTTTAAAATCATTCGTATATATTTAAGGTTCAGCACCTGTTCATACGTCGGAAGAGGGCCTGTCAGCACTTCATCCACTTCTGCGTAAGCCTTTTTTAAAACCTCGGGGTGTTTCAATAAATAATAAATCGTAAACGACAGCAGTCCGCTCGTCGTTTCATGGCCGGCTATCAAGAAGGTAATAATTTGATAACGAATATTTTCGTCATCCAGCCGCTCCCCGGTTTCCGGATCTTTGGCCGTCAGCATCCTGGCAAGCAAATCGGTTTCTCCCTGATCCCCTCCGGCTTTACGCTCAGCTATAATTTTATCGACCAACGAGAACATCGATTGAATGTCCCGCTCGTACTGCCGTTTTGTTTTAATCATCAGCGCATTTTGAATCGGCAGCCTGTTGCCGTAATGCATCGCTTCGTCCAGCGCACGAACCATACTCACGATAAACGGATTCGGCGTTTCTCTGTAATAGCTGTTGAAGCGGTAGTTGAATCCGCATAAGCCGATCGTGTCCAGTGTCAGTCTTGTCATATCGTCCGGCACGTCGATACTTTCGTCCGGATTCAAACGCGACCATTTTTGTACAAGCTGCGCAGCGATGTCCACCATCATGTCATGATATCCTTTCATGGCCTGCAGGCTGAAGGAGGGCATCAGGATGTTGTGCGCTTTTTTCCAATTCGGTTCTTCGGTTAAACTGGTGAATAGCCCGTCTCCGGCAAAATCGCGCACTTTCAGCAAATGTCCGATGGCTTTGTCAAAACGCGACTCGTCGCACACATCGGCCACAAGATCGGGGCCGGAGACGATAAAAACGGATCTTCCAAATGCCTCGAACCGATATATCGGACCGAACTCGTCGGCAAGCTTGCAGAAAGATAAAGTGGGCGAATCTTTATCGATTAATGGGATATTCCCGAGAACACCGTATGTTTTGGGCTGGGGGATCGGCATTGGTCGTTCCATAAAAAAACTCCTCTGCGTTTCTAAATTTTCCCCAATAGGATTAACTTTCCGATTAATAAAAATACAGGGCCGGCTTATAGACAACGCCTATGAACGATATTCCCAAAATATATTTTACGAACGGAGCGTAAAGGTTCATAATACATGTAAAGCTTTCCATCCATTCGCGAGGTGATCGAAATGGGAAAACAATTCGAAGCCATGCTCCCCGAGCATGAGCGGTTTATCCGGCGGCAAAACCTGTTTTTTGTCGGCTCCGCGCCGGCGGAAGGCCACGTCAATCTTTCCCCGAAGGGGCACGACGTGCTGCGCGTCTTTTCGCCGACGGAGGTGGCCTACCTGGATCTGACCGGCAGCGGCAACGAGACGAGCGCACATTTGAAGGACAACGGCCGGATCACGCTGATGTTCGTCGCTTTCGAAGGCGCTCCGATGATATTGCGGCTTTATGGAACGGGCCGCGTCGTTTTGCCCGGGACGCCGGAATGGGATGAGCTTATTCCGCATTTTGAGCTGCTTCCCGGCGCACGGCAAATCATTTACGCAAAGATTCATGCGGTCAAAACGTCATGCGGCTACAGCGTGCCGTTTTTCTCCTATACCGGCGAGCGGGATACGCTGCGGAAATGGGCGGAGGTCAAAGGCGAAGAGGAACTGGTCGCGTACCGCAAGCAAAAAAATGCCGTCAGCATGGACGGCATCGTAACTCCGCTTGGAGAACTGCTTGGAGCACGGGAGTGAGCACGCGATGTATCCGGATAACGAACGCATTTCAAACATACGCAGCGCCGGTACAGACAAGCTTGTCCGGCTTCCGGACGGAACCATGGTGCCTGGACTCGGTCAAGGCACCTGGTTTGTAGGGGACGACCCTTCTCGAAGGCAGCAGGAAATCGCCTCGCTGCGGCTCGGCATCGAACTCGGCATGACGCTTATCGACACGGCGGAAATGTACGGCGACGGGCGGGCCGAGTCCTTGGTCGGGGAAGCGATCCGGGGTGTCAGGGACCGCGTGTTCCTCGTCTCCAAAGTATACCCGCATAACTCGGGGCGGGGGCGCATTGAAAAAAGCTGCGAAAACAGCTTGCGGCGTCTGAAGACGGACCGGCTCGACCTGTACCTGCTGCACTGGAGGGGCAGCGTTCCGCTCGGTGAAACGGTGGAAGGCCTGGAACGTCTCGTTCAGCAAGGAAAAATAGCGCGCTGGGGCGTTTCGAATTTCGATACGGACGATATGAAGGAGCTTTTCGGGCAAGCCAAGGGCACGGGCTGCGCGACTAACCAGGTGCTGTACCACCTTGGCTCCCGCGGCATCGAATACGACCTGCTGCCTTGGCAGCGGCAGCATCGCATGCCGATCATGGCGTATTGTCCGCTGGCCCAGGCAGGCTCCTTGCGCAGAGGTTTGGTCGAACACGCGGCGGTGCAGCAGGTTGCGGAAAGGCATAACGCCACGACATTTCAAGTGCTGCTTGCATGGTGTATCCGCAGCCGGGATGTTATCGCGATTCCGAAAGCGGCAGAGCAGCGGCATGTGCTGGAAAATGCCGAGGCCATCAAGCTTCAATTGACGGAGGATGACCTCGCCATGCTGGACGGAGCTTTTCCGGCGCCGCGAAGAAAAATTCCGCTTGATATCGTATGAATGGAGGCCATTTTGTGAAAAAAGTGATCATGACTTTCCCCGAAGGCAGGCATAAAGCGGTCACGATGAGCTACGACGACGGCAGGGCGGCCGACCGCAGGTTAGTCGATATTTTTAACAGGAACGGGATCAAAGGGACGTTTCACATCAACTCGGGGATGCTTGGGGAGGGCGACCGCATTCCCGCCGAAGAAATCGCCGGGCTTTACAAGGGTCATGAAGTATCGGCGCATACGGTAACTCATCCGACGATCGCGCGATGCCCGAAGGAACAAATCGTGGATGAAATTTTTGAAGACCGAAAAAATCTGGAGAGCATCGTCCAAAACACGGTCAGAGGACTTTCGTACCCGAACGGCTCCTACAACAGGGAGATCAAGGAAATGCTGCCCTATCTCGGCATCGAATACGCCCGTGTCGTGCAGAGCACCGGAGGCTTCGGATTGCCTGACGATTTGCACGAATGGAAGCCGACGTGTCATCATAATCGCGATCTGATGAAGCTTGCGGAGGAGTTCGTAGAGCTCCATAAGCGCCAGTACTTGTATTTGATGTATGTGTGGGGACACAGCT
The window above is part of the Paenibacillus hamazuiensis genome. Proteins encoded here:
- a CDS encoding methyl-accepting chemotaxis protein produces the protein MKNWPLRIKLMIGFLAVMVLFVSAEAVSIVYLRDIKASIALQNQRTADENTAEALKSDIGELYSNQADVIINESEKAAAEFRENSQAFKQHLQDLQASVDTPEEKEWFKGLSDKGDKYLKNFDAVMAVYQKRSSYTAKQLSDEYKRIDNETDTYKQAMFDAIDKLIGSYEKERKAAADNLEREMADTIAFTIAICAGAAVFGGLIFFGFGTYLVRSVREVVLFAERVAQGDLTGQLRPRSGDEVGRLTESINSMVDKLKHLIRRVNEQANMVAASSEQMDASAAQSVQMIRQISGSIEQVAAGAQAQERSAEEASRAMEEMAVGVQRVAERSGVVSELSLDASEKAKHGNASIRQVVSQMETIDSAINQVSDTVNLLGEQTREIVQIIDMISGISTQTNLLALNASIEAARAGEHGRGFAVVAGEVRKLAEQTGESAQRIAGIVEAIGAQAEEAVRAMASGQAEVRVGIDAVRDTGGRFEEIMASVLEVSDQITDMSSVAEQMSAGAQQVAASVIELSDISRRTSGITQEVAAASEEQLATLEDMASASRHLSGMATGLQEAVGKFKV
- a CDS encoding DsbA family protein; translation: MAEKQQTSSKPPGKSGYKQARKELRQKEQKRMRTIMWTTGIVVVLLIVAAIAFLPKQAPLEFAYDKYPVMGKPDAPVKIVEYGDYKCPSCKVFSQQIAPQLKKDYVDKGLVSLYFADFTIIGPDSVTAALAAHSIFHQNNEAYWQFYDAIYKNQPDEKLPWATPDYLTGLVKQLNLPIDFGKLQQDIASKTYASEIDASNALARKTGVTGTPTLFINGKKFENVFDYNALKAAIDQAAKGAGQ
- a CDS encoding spore germination protein, whose amino-acid sequence is MSLTDGQMNVVFNKISVISVDTGAGIFIGNNTAYGWTTTRKDNYGFGSSRGGNIHHNCNLVFDNDHIDFPIDDHDVYIHHQTAPAAQHIHFQSVEVNSVSANSTIAVGDNNQPGWNSTGKSNAGAGSFKGLNVSKNNVNTILDDDLIDSPVLQNTASISRMQNI
- a CDS encoding class I SAM-dependent methyltransferase gives rise to the protein MDSSVKKLFDAVARDYDRQRRQLIPCFDDFYGTALSLVESESPAPRIIDLGAGTGLFSGMVLQKYPNASLTLMDLSDKMLEGARERFRGAGNVKYVVGDYSDFAFSETYDIVISSLSIHHLTHPAKRQLFATIYKFLREGGIFVNADQCQGNSAYTDQVYRRRWLAAIHESGLSQQAIDASIERRKVDINAKVSDQIAWMEEAGFSDVDCMYKNLDFAVFFGRKLPLA
- a CDS encoding bifunctional cytochrome P450/NADPH--P450 reductase, yielding MERPMPIPQPKTYGVLGNIPLIDKDSPTLSFCKLADEFGPIYRFEAFGRSVFIVSGPDLVADVCDESRFDKAIGHLLKVRDFAGDGLFTSLTEEPNWKKAHNILMPSFSLQAMKGYHDMMVDIAAQLVQKWSRLNPDESIDVPDDMTRLTLDTIGLCGFNYRFNSYYRETPNPFIVSMVRALDEAMHYGNRLPIQNALMIKTKRQYERDIQSMFSLVDKIIAERKAGGDQGETDLLARMLTAKDPETGERLDDENIRYQIITFLIAGHETTSGLLSFTIYYLLKHPEVLKKAYAEVDEVLTGPLPTYEQVLNLKYIRMILNESVRLWPTAPQFSLFAKEDTLIGGKYPIRKGEAVSIILPKLHRDKGAWGDDAEQFRPERFEDPGKIPNHAYKPFGNGQRACIGMQFALHEATLVLGMILQRFQLIDHMNYQLKVKQTLTLKPDDFKIRIQLRDKKIPDPYAAKPDENMANTPALENRARKASVIGVNNRPLLVLYGSNMGTAERIAKELADLARLHGIRSEAAPLNDRLGHLPKEGALLIITSSYNGKPPGNARQFVQWLEQVEPGELQGVTYAVFGCGDRNWAATYQEVPRFIDEKLAEKGATRFSLRGEADASGDFEKQLEAWKKQMWTDAMKTFDLKLNENAEKERSTLNIQFVSGLAETPLAESYEAFHATVADNRELQQPGSERSTRHIEIELPEGVAYREGDHLGVFPSNSKETVGRIIRRFGLNGNDQVILTASGVSSSHLPLDRPVSLFDLLSHSVEVQEAATRAQIREAAAFTVCPPHKRELEALLHEGTYEEQILKKRVSMLDLIEKYEACEIPFEKFLELLPPLKPRYYSISSSPRMNAKRAGITVGVVRGQAWSGRGEYRGFASNYLAERMSGEDIVMFVRTPESGFQLPEDPQTAVIMVGAGTGVAPYRGFLQARAALKREGASLGEAHLYFGCRNEADYIYREELEQYERDGLVTLHIAFSRKEGVPKTYVQHLMAGNAAEIIRILDGGGRLYVCGDGSKMAPDVESGIKKAYQSVHKVDDRQAEKWLSALQSNGIYAKDVWTGI
- a CDS encoding GyrI-like domain-containing protein, with product MKESRYSQRIYMNWKRYPAVWSDVLISPYYDQNESFVTYWACCEVESAPEDEGETGNGYPHPLPEGMHTITLPARTYAMVVCTNRTIGEGYRELHDWMKRMGYSKADRACSIEKFYIDESEGEGAAQSEERVEILIPIKPNPGEALVERIDAVFLPVRDLEESVAWYRDVFGFKLRWQNKRMAGLAVGPNCGFHLVKVRDWEPSEQYTPLNFATRDAEAARAKLKEKKVRLSDWRPGEPVRFDFWDNTGNIISLIQL
- a CDS encoding disulfide oxidoreductase; translated protein: MTGEGSLLRLIRQYALYLAWVVSLIATGGSLFMSEVLGYIPCKLCWLQRICMYPLVVLLGRASYLNDRKQIGYVLPLSIIGGCISLYHYAEQKIPGFAKLLPCTAGVPCNVDYLDWWGVVTIPLLALIAFVLITVILLIGRDGAREAEEE